Proteins encoded in a region of the Pieris brassicae chromosome 3, ilPieBrab1.1, whole genome shotgun sequence genome:
- the LOC123706656 gene encoding balbiani ring protein 3-like: MPARSPVSYRSLAALLLLIMHIHGENFSCSKDGLFADYDADCEEYVKCSSGKVKGRYICPAGRVFNEVAGACISSPSRSCIQRICAWGDSFAYTTPTTACRHYYRCENGTITDHTCPSGSWFDIDRQACSRGAGTCYEPVCAGLPDGKYPDSSNECRRLLHCRGAEVRAVESCNGVCSSNCPAPRSTAIPIPVGDADFCSDDTCDSLCHNVGDGPYADRSTGCREYFVCKSHRVISRGVCEPGFLFTGMGCESAEWNYCPSPARSPCFNRQDGRYRDWKSCSSWYDCRRGRVVSRDICGPGKSFDGINCVSEKSFQCTGPEFSKRCEGMPSGTYQHLESNCSQYYHCEGPLEFMFVCPVGEVYDGSKCVPKNQYLCPNLEKDSCYGRANGHYRAKDASCRAFYACINGDKAMYACPVGNVFDGESCIPERLDLCPSKDYSCSGLSDGYHPEVDSNCRRYFFCEGRDRLATLSCLGGKIFDGHACVDRMRHECGTPRKQNTERGKHCDSDGFFVVPGTQCKNYYICVNGQKTYLSCPIEQLFNGQVCVPNNEYACPD; this comes from the exons ATGCCTGCGCGATCGCCTGTCTCGTACCGCAGCCTCGCCGCTCTGTTGCTGCTCATAATGCACATAC atgGGGAAAACTTTTCTTGCAGTAAAGATGGATTGTTCGCCGATTACGATGCGGATTGTGAAGAATACGTAAAATGTTCATCTGGAAAAGTGAAAGGACGATACATATGTCCCGCGGGAAGAGTGTTCAATGAAGTGGCAGGTGCGTGTATATCCAGCCCGAGTAGAAGTTGTATACAACGTATTTGCGCCTGGGGTGATTCGTTTGCATACACAACCCCAACAACCGCGTGTAGACATTATTATCGCTGTGAAAACGGTACCATTACCGATCACACCTGTCCGAGCGGATCCTGGTTTGATATAGACCGACAAGCCTGTTCCCGAGGCGCGGGGACGTGCTACGAACCTGTATGCGCCGGTTTGCCTGATGGGAAATATCCAGACTCTTCAAATGAATGCCGCAGATTACTACACTGCCGTGGAGCAGAAGTAAGGGCCGTGGAATCTTGCAATGGTGTATGCAGTAGTAACTGCCCTGCTCCGAGATCTACAGCTATCCCTATACCTGTAGGCGATGCAGACTTCTGCTCAGACGACACATGCGACTCATTATGTCATAATGTAGGGGATGGTCCATACGCTGACCGCTCAACAGGTTGCCGTGAATACTTTGTTTGTAAATCACATCGTGTCATAAGCCGCGGTGTGTGTGAACCGGGATTTTTATTCACGGGCATGGGCTGTGAGTCAGCTGAATGGAACTATTGCCCGTCACCAGCGAGAAGCCCTTGTTTCAACCGTCAGGACGGTAGATACAGGGACTGGAAGAGTTGCTCATCGTGGTACGACTGCCGACGAGGAAGAGTAGTTTCACGGGATATATGTGGGCCTGGAAAATCTTTTGATGGAATAAACTGCGTTTCGGAAAAAAGCTTTCAATGCACAGGACCTGAGTTCTCCAAACGTTGTGAAGGTATGCCAAGTGGGACTTACCAACATCTTGAATCTAACTGCAGTCAATACTACCATTGTGAAGGACCCTTGGAGTTCATGTTTGTTTGTCCGGTCGGAGAGGTGTACGATGGTTCAAAATGTGTACCAAAGAATCAATATTTATGCCCAAACTTAGAAAAGGATTCGTGTTATGGCCGTGCTAATGGACATTACCGTGCAAAGGATGCCAGTTGCAGAGCCTTTTATGCCTGTATTAATGGAGACAAAGCTATGTATGCTTGCCCAGTTGGAAATGTGTTTGACGGTGAATCCTGTATTCCCGAACGGTTAGATCTTTGCCCGTCGAAAGACTACTCCTGTTCAGGATTAAGTGACGGTTATCACCCCGAAGTTGACTCAAACTGTCGCAG ATACTTTTTCTGCGAAGGCCGTGACCGACTAGCCACGTTATCCTGTCTTGGGGGAAAAATTTTTGACGGACACGCGTGCGTTGACCGTATGCGTCACGAGTGCGGGACTCCACGTAAGCAGAACACCGAGAGAGGAAAGCACTGTGACAGCGACGGTTTCTTTGTAGTGCCCGGTACTCAATGCAAGAATTACTACATTTGTGTAAACGGTCAAAAGACCTACCTATCGTGCCCCATCGAGCAACTATTTAATGGTCAAGTATGTGTACCCAATAATGAATACGCATGTCCCGATTGA